In Motilibacter aurantiacus, the sequence TCGGGGACCGGGCCTCCGGTGTCTACACGGCAGCGGGGCCGGACGGCGGCTCGCACCGGCTGATGGTCGGCCGCGTCGGCAACATCGCCGTCGGGATCCGCTTGACCGACGCGGGCCCGGAGCAGGCCGAGACGGCGCTGATGCTTGCGCTGCAAGGGGTCGAGGCGTACGCACTGCCGGAGCCTTCGACCGGCTGAGCCGGGCGACGACAGTGGGCGGGCACTCGCAGCCGAGTGCCCGCCCACCATCGAGTGAACGCGGATGCGTCACATGCCGTTCATGATCTCCCGCATGAGACGGGCGGTCTCGCTCGGCGTCTTGCCGACCCGGACGCCGGCCGCCTCGAGCGCCTCCTGCTTGGCGGCGGCGGTGCCCGACGAGCCGGAGACGATCGCGCCGGCGTGGCCCATCGTCTTGCCCTCGGGGGCCGTGAAGCCCGCCACGTAGCCGACGACCGGCTTGGTGACGTTCTCCTTGATGTACGCCGCCGCCCGCTCCTCGGCGTCGCCGCCGATCTCCCCGATCATGACGATCGCGTCGGTGTCGGGGTCGTCCTGGAACGCCTGCAGCGCATCGATGTGCGTCGTGCCGATGACCGGGTCGCCGCCGATGCCGATCGCGGTGGAGAAGCCGATGTCGCGCAGCTCGTACATCATCTGGTAGGTCAGCGTGCCGCTCTTGCTGACCAGGCCGATCCGGCCGGACGGGGTGATGTCCGAGGGGATGATGCCGGCGTTGGACTTGCCGGGGCTGATGATGCCCGGGCAGTTCGGGCCGATGATCCGCGTCGTGCCCTTCTGCTGGGCGTACGCGAAGAACGCTGCCGTGTCGTGGACCGGCACGCCCTCGGTGATGACCACCGCGAGCGGGATGCCGGCGTCGACGGCGTCGACGACCGCGTCCTTGGTGAACGCCGGCGGCACGAAGATGACCGTGACGTCGGCGCCCGTGGCGGCCATGCCCTCGGCGACGTCGGCGAACACCGGAAGCTGGTTGCCGTCGACGTCGACCGTGGTCCCGGCCTTGCGCGGGTTGGTGCCGCCGACGACCTGGGCGCCGGAGGCGAGCATGCGCTTGGTGTGCTTCATGCCCTCGGAGCCGGTCATCCCCTGGACGAGGATCCGGCTCTTCTCGGTGAGGAAGATCGCCATGGTCAGGCCCCCTTGCCAGCCGCGCCGGCGAGCTCGGCCGCGCGGCGCGCGGCGTCGTCCATCGTGTCGACCAGCGTGACGAGCGGGTGCGCGGCCTCGTCGAGGATGCGCCGCCCCTCCGCCGCGTTGTTGCCGTCCAGCCGGACGACGAGCGGCTTGTCGACCGTCTCGCCGCGCGACTCGAGCAGCGCGAGCGCGCTGACGATGCCGTTGGCCACCGCGTCACAGGCGGTGATGCCACCGAAGACGTTGACGAAGACGCTGCGCACGGCCGGGTCGGAGAGGATGATCTCCAGGCCGTTCGCCATGACCTCGGCCGAGGCGCCGCCGCCGATGTCGAGGAAGTTCGCCGGCTTGACCCCGCCGAAGTCCTCGCCGGCGTACGCCACGACGTCCAGCGTGCTCATGACGAGCCCGGCGCCGTTGCCGATGATGCCGACCTCGCCGTCGAGCTTGACGTAGTTGAGGCCCTTCTCCTTGGCCCGCTGCTCGAGCGGGTCCGCGGCCGACTTGTCCACCAGGGCCTCGTGGTCCTTGTGGCGGAAGTCGGCGTTCTCGTCGAGCGTGACCTTGCCGTCGAGGGCCACGATGCGGCCGTCCGCGGTCTTGACCAGCGGGTTGACCTCGACGAGCGTCGCGTCCTCGGCCGTGAACACGCCCCAGAGCTTCACGATGGCGGCCGCGATCTGGTCGCGGACCTCCGCCGGGAAGCTCGCCTGCTCCACGATCGCCGCGGCCTTCGCGTCGTCGATGCCCTCGAGCGCGTCGACGGCCACCCGGGCGAGCGCCTCGGGCTTGGTCGCGGCGACCTCCTCGATCTCCATGCCGCCCTCGACGGACGCCATGGCGAGGTAGGTGCGGTTCGCGCGGTCGAGCAGGACCGAGAAGTAGTACTCCTCCTCGATCGCGGCCGCCGGCGCGAGCATCACGCGGTGGACCGTGTGGCCCTTGATGTCCATGCCGAGGATCTGGCGCGCCTTGTCCTCGGCGTCCTGCGGGCTGTCGGCGAGCTTGACCCCGCCGGCCTTGCCACGGCCGCCCGTCTTGACCTGCGCCTTGACGACGACCCGGCCGCCGTCGACGCCGGCCCCCAGCCGCTCGGCGGCGGCGCGGGCCTCCTCCGGCGTCTCGGCCACGGCGCCGTCCAGCACGGGCACTCCGTGCGCGGCGAACACGTCCCTCGCCTGGTACTCGAAGAGGTCCACAGGCCTCCGTCCGATCGGTACGTCCCGGCCTCCCGGTCGTGTGCCGGGACGGCCGCTGTCCGTCGGCGAGGTTAGTCCCGCCTTGCTCCCGGAGCCGAATCGGGGCGCTGACCACGGCCTCGTGCGCGCGTCCCGCGCAAGGACCGGCGCGACTGCTGGGGATGAAGTGACAGGGTTGAACTCGTTCCCGTTTTGTCCGATATCGAGATCGGGACCGGGGGGCGACGGATCGGGTCACGACCGCGTAACCTGTCCCGCGTTGCTCCCGGCCGCCCGGGGCCTGCGGCTCCGGCCCGGGACCTGCTGCGCCGGCGTGCCAGCGGCTCTTTCCCGTGCATCAACCGCGAAGGACGGTCTGTGAGCGCTCGTCGCCGTACCGCCGGCAAGCACCGTCGGCCCGGCAAGCACCGCAGCCCGTCGACGGGCAGCCGCCCGAGCCCGCCCCTCCTGCTCGGCACCGCGGTCGTCGCCTCCGCGGCGGCCTACGCCTTCCAGGTTCCCGCCGCGACCGGTGACGACACCCGGCGCACCCCGGCGACCGCCGAGGACCTCGGCACCGCCGCCCTGCCGGCGCGCCCGTCCGCCACGCCCACGCCCGCGCCCACGCTCGCCAAGGTCCGCGCCGCGCGCCCGTCGGCCGCCTCGTCGTCCTCGTCCTCGGGGCCGTCCTCGGCCAAGCCCTCGGCTCCGGCGGCCACCGCCGCCACCCCGAAGGCCGAGGCGAGCACGGCCCCGACCCGCCGGGCGCAGCGCGCGACCCGCAGCAGCAAGCGCGCCAGCCTCACCTCCCTGGCCCGCGCCCGCCGCGCCTGGGTCGAGCCGTTGAGCGGCTACCGCATCACCGCCCACTTCGGGCAGCGCGCCAGCCTCTGGTCCAACGGCCACACCGGCACCGACCTCGCGGCACCCACGGGGACCCCCGTGCACGCCGTCGGCGACGCAGTCGTCGTCTCGGCCGGCTACGACGGGGCGTACGGCAACAAGATCGTGCTGCGCCACTCGGACGGCACCGAGACGTGGTACGGCCACCTCTCGGCCACCATGGTCAGCGCCGGGCAGAAGGTCCTGGCGGGCGCGCTCATCGGGCGCGTCGGCGCCACCGGGCACACCACCGGCCCGCACCTGCACATCGAGGTCCGCCCCGGCGCGGGCGACCCGATCGACGCCGAGGTGTGGCTGCGCGAGCACGGGGTCGTGCTCTAGCTCTCCTCCGGAGGCTGCCCAGGCAGCACGGTCGAGCCGCGCGCCGGGCAGGCCTCCCGTCCGCCGGCTCACGTCCCGCGGACGCCCGCCGCACCGCAGTGGTGCACCCCTGGTCCAGGAAGCCCGCCGACGGCACGGCGCGACGCCAGCACGCCCCCACGCTGAGCAGTGCCGGCACCCGGCACGTCCAGCGGCGCTAGAGCTTCTCGACCGGCGCGTAGCGCAGCAGCAGCCGCTTCGTCCCGGACGCCCCGAAGTCGATGGTCGCCTCGGCCTTCTCCGCGACCCCGGCGGTGGCGACGACCGTCCCCAGCCCGAAGGTGTCGTGGGTGACCTTGTCGCCCACGCTCAGCGACACGACCTTGCGGTTGCCGGGCGACTTCGCGGTGGGCCGGGCGGCCGCCACGGCCAGCGCCGACGGCGGCGCCGAGCGCGAGGGCTCGACCCGCTTCCAGTCGGTGAGCTGCGGCGGCACCTCGTCGAGGAAGCGCGACGGCGGGTTGTACGACGGGGCGCCCCAGGAGCTGCGCACCAGCGCCCGGGAGATGTAGAGCCGCTCGCGGGCGCGGGTGATGCCGACGTACGCGAGCCGGCGCTCCTCCTCGAGCTCCTTGTCGTCGCCGAGCGTGCGCATGTGCGGGAAGACGCCGTCCTCCATGCCGGTCAGGAAGACGACCGGGAACTCCAGGCCCTTGGCCGTGTGCAGCGTCATGAGCGTGACGACGCCGCTGTCCTCGGCGCCCTCGGGGATCTCGTCGGAGTCGGCCACCAGGGCGACCCGCTCGAGGAAGCCGGCCAGCCCGCCCTCGGGGTCGCTCACCGCGTACTCGCGGGCGACGGCGACGAGCTCCTGGAGGTTCTCCAGCCGGGTCTGGTCCTGCGGGTCGCTGGAGCGCTGCAGCTCGAGGGCGTAGCCCGACTGCTCGAGGATCGCCTCCAGCAGCTCGGCCGGCTCGGTGCCGGCCTCCACGAGCGTGCGCAGGCTCTCCATCATCCGGTTGAACTCGGTGATGCACGACAGCGAGCGGGTGGCGAGGCCGGGCGCGTCGGCGGCGCGCAGCAGCGCCTGGTTGAACGTGATCCGCTCCCGGGAGGCCAGCGCCTCCACGCACGCCTCCGCCCGGTCGCCGATGCCGCGCTTGGGGGTGTTGAGGATGCGGCGCAGCGAGACCGAGTCGTCGGGGTTGGCGAGGGTGCGCAGGTACGCCAGGGCGTCGCGCACCTCCTTGCGCTCGTAGAACCGCACGCCGCCGACGACCTTGTAGGGCAGGCCGACCCGGATGAAGACCTCTTCGAAGACACGGGACTGGGCGTTGGTCCGGTAGAAGACCGCGACGTCGCCGGGGCGCGCGAGCCCCTCGTCGGTGAGCCGGTCGACCTCGTTGGCGACGAAGGCGGCCTCGTCGTGCTCGTTGTCCGCGACGTAGCCCACGATCGGGGTGCCGTCGCCGGACTCGGTCCACAGCCGCTTCGGCTTGCGCCCGGTGTTCTTCGCGATGACGGTGTTGGCGGCGGACAGGATCGTCTGGGTCGAGCGGTAGTTCTGCTCCAGCAGGATGGTCTGCGCGTCGGCGTAGTCCTCCTCGAACTGGAGGATGTTGCGGATCGTGGCACCGCGGAAGGCGTAGATCGACTGGTCCGCGTCACCGACCACGCACAGCTCCGCGGGGGGCGTGGCCTCCCCGGGGCGGCCGACCAGCTCGCGGACCAGGACGTACTGCGCATGGTTCGTGTCCTGGTACTCGTCGACCAGGATGTGCCGGAACCGGCGCCGGTAGTGCTCGGCGGCGTCCGGGAAGACCTGCAGGATGTTGACCGTCGTCATGATCAGGTCGTCGAAGTCGAGCGCGTTGGCCTCGCGCAGCCGGCGCTGGTAGAGCGCGTACGCCTCGGCGAGCTTGCGCTCGAGGTCGGTCTCGGCCTTGGCCGCGTAGGCCTCGTGGTCGATCAGCTCGTTCTTCAGGTTGCTGACCTGGTTGCTGAACGAGCGCGGCGGATAGCGCTTCGGGTCGAGGTCCAGCTCGCGGCAGACCAGCCCCATGAGGCGCTGCGCGTCGGCCGCGTCGTAGATCGAGAAGCTCGAGGTGAACCCGAAGCGGCTGATCTCCTTGCGCAGGATGCGCACGCACGCCGAGTGGAAGGTCGACACCCACATCGCCTTGGCGCGGTTGCCGACCAGGTCGGCGACGCGCTCCTTCATCTCACCCGCGGCCTTGTTCGTGAACGTGATCGCGAGCACGGCGCCCGGGTGCACGTTGCGCTTGGCCAGCAGGTAGGCGATGCGGTGCGTGAGCACCCGGGTCTTGCCCGAGCCGGCGCCGGCGACGATCAGGACCGGGGAGCCCTCGGCCACGACGGCGGCCCGCTGCTGGGGGTTGAGCCCGGCGAGCAGCTCGTCGGGGTCCTTGGACCGGCGGTGCGCGGACGGCTCCGCCGGGACCGCCGGCAGGTCGAGGACGAGGTCGTCGGGGAGGCTGCTCATCGTCCATCGAGTCTAGGTCGCCCCGGCGTCAGCGGTCCGGGTCAGCGCACGGCCTCCCGGCGGGGCCGCAGCATCAGCGCCAGCAGGGCCCCCGGCACGAGCCCGGCGAGCGCCCAGGCCCACTCCCCCTGCACCGCCCGGACCACGACGAACACCAGGACCGCGGTGAAGATCCCGGCCGTGGCCAGCTGGCGGTAGCGCGGGGCGACCAGGAACCGGCCGCCCAGGGCCATGAAGAGCATGGTCCCGGGCACCGACTCCCAGTCGCGCTGCAGCAGCGCGACCGCGAGCAGGACGGCGGACCCGGCGATCAGGGCCCAGCCCAGGAGCCGCTCCAGCCGCTCGGCCAGCCTTCTGCGTACGCGCTGCTTCACGTGCCCTTTCTACCGGGCCGTCGTCCCCCGCGGGCACGGGAGCAGGAGCGCGGCGACCAGCGCGAGGGCGGGCAGCGCCGCCCAGTCCCGCTCGACGAGGGCGGTGAGCAGGAGGAACGCGCCGAGGCCGACCACGACGCGCGCGAGCCGCGCTCCCAGGGCGTGTCGGCGTGCCGGCTCATGCCCGGCTCCTGTCCCGTCGCACCCGGCGCGAACCGCAGCCCTACGATCGACCCGTGCCTGTCACGATCCCCGAGGACGAGGTCGAGCGCGCGCTCGTCGTCGCCGCGCACCCCGACGACATCGACTTCGGCGCCTCCGGCACCGTCGCGCTCTGGACCCAGCGCGGGGTGCAGGTGACGTACTGCATCTGCACCGACGGGGACGCCGGTGGCTTCGACCCGGACGTCCCGCGCAGCGAGATCCCCGGGATCCGCCGCGCCGAGCAGGTCGCCGCCGCGAAGCAGGTGGGCGTCACCGACGTCCGCTTCCTCGGCTACAAGGACGGCCGGCTCGAGCCGACGTTCGACCTGCGGCGCGACATCAGCCGCGTGATCCGGCAGGTGCGCCCGCAGCGCGCCATCGTGCCGAGCCCGGAGTACAACTGGGCGCGGCTGCCGGCGTCCCACCCGGACCACCGGGCGGCCGGCGAGGCCGCGGTCAACTCGATCTACCCCGACGCCCGCAACCCGTTCACCCACGTCGAGCTGCTGCACGACGAGGGGCTCGAGGCGTGGACCGTGCGCGAGTTCTGGATCATGGCCCACCCCACCCCGGACCACGCCGTCGACGTGACCGACGTGGTCGACCGCAAGATCGCGGCGCTCACCTCACACGTCAGCCAGGTCGCGCACATCGACGGGTTCGAGGAGTTCGTCAAGGGCTTCATGCGCGGGGACGCGGCGGCCCAGGGCCTGCCCGCCGGCCGGATGGCCGAGGTGTTCAAGGTCGTGCCCTGCCCCTGAGCGAACGCCACCCCGGGCGGACGGCGCAGCGGCATAGGGTCGGCGGCATGGACCTCGGCCTCACCGGCGCCCGCGCCGTCGTCACGGGCGGGAGCCGAGGCCTCGGCCTCGCGATCGCCGACACCCTCGCCGCCGAGGGCGCCTCCGTCGCCCTGCTCGCGCGCGGAGCCCAGGGGCTCGAGCGCGCCCGGGAGCAGGTCGCCCGCCACGGGACGCAGGTGGTGACGTACGCCGTCGACGTCACCGACAGCGCCGCGCTCGCCACGGCGGTCGACCGCGTCGCGGAGCAGCTGGGCGGGCTGGACAAGGTGGTCGGCAACGCGGGCGGCACGGTGGGCGGCAACCTGCTGGACAGCTCCACCGACGACTTCGCCGCCACGTTCGCCCTCAACACCGGCCACTCGGCCACGTTGGTGCGCGCCGCCCACCCGCACCTGCTCGCAGCGGGCGGTGGCTCGGTCGTCCTGGTGACGAGCGTCAACGGGAGCAAGGTCGCCCCGCGCACGACCTACAGCGTCGCGAAGGCCGCGGAGATCCAGCTGGCCAAGGCGATGGCCCAGGAGCTCGCCGCCGACCGGGTCCGGGTCAACGCGGTCAGCCCCGGCAGCATCTTCTTCGAGGGCGGCGGCTGGGACAGCTACCAGCAGGCCGACCCCGAGGGCTTCGAACGATTCCGGGAGCAGGAATTCCCCTTCGGTCGTCTGGGACGGCCGGAGGAGGTCGCCGACGTCGTGGCGTTCGTGCTGTCGGACCGCGCCGGCTGGGTCACGGGCGCCGACATCGTCGTGGACGGCGGGCAGGGACGGCCCAGCGCGCGCCGGTTCCGCGGCTAGCGATGCCGGCGGGCGTCCAGGACGTACGAGACGGGCTGCGTGCCGACTGCAGCCGGTGCGCCGCCCTGTGCTGCGTGGGCCCGGCCTTCGCCGCGTCCAGCGACTTCGCGATCGACAAGCCGGCCGGCACCCCGTGCCCGAAGCTGCGCGCGGACAACCGCTGCGGCATCCACGACGGGCTGCGCGAGCGGGGCTTCCCGGGATGCGCGGTCTTCGACTGCTTCGGAGCCGGCCAGCACCTGGTGCAGGGCACGTTCGGCGGGCGGACGTGGCGCGACGGCCCCGGGACGGCACGCGAGATGTTCGCGGCGCTGCCGGCGATGCGCCAGCTGCACGAGTCGCGGTGGTACCTCACGGAGGCCCTCGAGCGGCTGCCGGCCGGCCCGCTGCGCGACGAGGCGGCGGGCGCCGACACCGCGGCCGCGGCACTCGCGGACGGCACCGCCGAGGCACTCGCGGACTTCGACGCGCGCGCCCACCGGCGGGCCGTCGGCGAGCTGCTCGGGCGGGTGAGCTCAGCGCTGCGGCAGGCGTCGGGCCACCGCGGCCGCGACCGGGCGAACGCGGACCTCGTCGGCGCCCGCCTGCGCGGGGCGGACCTGCGCGGTGCGAGCCTGCGCGGGGCGTACCTGCTCGGGGCCGATCTGCGGAACGCTGATTTGCGCTTCACCGATCTGCTCGGCGCCGATCTGCGGGGAGCCGACGTCAGAGGGACACGGCTCGACCAGAGCCTGTTCCTGACCCAGCCCCAGGTCGACGCGGCCCGGGGCGACGCCGCGACCCGGCTGCCGGCCGCGCTGCGGCGGCCGGCGCACTGGGGCGCGACCGGGGCCCCCTCACACCAGCCGTCGGTCCGCCGCCCACCGTGAGAGCTCGTGCCGGTTCGACAGCTGCAGCTTGCGCAGCACCGCCGACACGTGGGTCTCCACCGTCTTGACGCTGATGAAGAGCTGCTTGGCGATCTCCTTGTACGCGTA encodes:
- a CDS encoding M23 family metallopeptidase, which translates into the protein MSARRRTAGKHRRPGKHRSPSTGSRPSPPLLLGTAVVASAAAYAFQVPAATGDDTRRTPATAEDLGTAALPARPSATPTPAPTLAKVRAARPSAASSSSSSGPSSAKPSAPAATAATPKAEASTAPTRRAQRATRSSKRASLTSLARARRAWVEPLSGYRITAHFGQRASLWSNGHTGTDLAAPTGTPVHAVGDAVVVSAGYDGAYGNKIVLRHSDGTETWYGHLSATMVSAGQKVLAGALIGRVGATGHTTGPHLHIEVRPGAGDPIDAEVWLREHGVVL
- the sucC gene encoding ADP-forming succinate--CoA ligase subunit beta — protein: MDLFEYQARDVFAAHGVPVLDGAVAETPEEARAAAERLGAGVDGGRVVVKAQVKTGGRGKAGGVKLADSPQDAEDKARQILGMDIKGHTVHRVMLAPAAAIEEEYYFSVLLDRANRTYLAMASVEGGMEIEEVAATKPEALARVAVDALEGIDDAKAAAIVEQASFPAEVRDQIAAAIVKLWGVFTAEDATLVEVNPLVKTADGRIVALDGKVTLDENADFRHKDHEALVDKSAADPLEQRAKEKGLNYVKLDGEVGIIGNGAGLVMSTLDVVAYAGEDFGGVKPANFLDIGGGASAEVMANGLEIILSDPAVRSVFVNVFGGITACDAVANGIVSALALLESRGETVDKPLVVRLDGNNAAEGRRILDEAAHPLVTLVDTMDDAARRAAELAGAAGKGA
- a CDS encoding PIG-L deacetylase family protein — protein: MPVTIPEDEVERALVVAAHPDDIDFGASGTVALWTQRGVQVTYCICTDGDAGGFDPDVPRSEIPGIRRAEQVAAAKQVGVTDVRFLGYKDGRLEPTFDLRRDISRVIRQVRPQRAIVPSPEYNWARLPASHPDHRAAGEAAVNSIYPDARNPFTHVELLHDEGLEAWTVREFWIMAHPTPDHAVDVTDVVDRKIAALTSHVSQVAHIDGFEEFVKGFMRGDAAAQGLPAGRMAEVFKVVPCP
- a CDS encoding SDR family NAD(P)-dependent oxidoreductase gives rise to the protein MDLGLTGARAVVTGGSRGLGLAIADTLAAEGASVALLARGAQGLERAREQVARHGTQVVTYAVDVTDSAALATAVDRVAEQLGGLDKVVGNAGGTVGGNLLDSSTDDFAATFALNTGHSATLVRAAHPHLLAAGGGSVVLVTSVNGSKVAPRTTYSVAKAAEIQLAKAMAQELAADRVRVNAVSPGSIFFEGGGWDSYQQADPEGFERFREQEFPFGRLGRPEEVADVVAFVLSDRAGWVTGADIVVDGGQGRPSARRFRG
- the sucD gene encoding succinate--CoA ligase subunit alpha, coding for MAIFLTEKSRILVQGMTGSEGMKHTKRMLASGAQVVGGTNPRKAGTTVDVDGNQLPVFADVAEGMAATGADVTVIFVPPAFTKDAVVDAVDAGIPLAVVITEGVPVHDTAAFFAYAQQKGTTRIIGPNCPGIISPGKSNAGIIPSDITPSGRIGLVSKSGTLTYQMMYELRDIGFSTAIGIGGDPVIGTTHIDALQAFQDDPDTDAIVMIGEIGGDAEERAAAYIKENVTKPVVGYVAGFTAPEGKTMGHAGAIVSGSSGTAAAKQEALEAAGVRVGKTPSETARLMREIMNGM
- a CDS encoding pentapeptide repeat-containing protein, with the translated sequence MGPAFAASSDFAIDKPAGTPCPKLRADNRCGIHDGLRERGFPGCAVFDCFGAGQHLVQGTFGGRTWRDGPGTAREMFAALPAMRQLHESRWYLTEALERLPAGPLRDEAAGADTAAAALADGTAEALADFDARAHRRAVGELLGRVSSALRQASGHRGRDRANADLVGARLRGADLRGASLRGAYLLGADLRNADLRFTDLLGADLRGADVRGTRLDQSLFLTQPQVDAARGDAATRLPAALRRPAHWGATGAPSHQPSVRRPP
- the pcrA gene encoding DNA helicase PcrA, producing the protein MSSLPDDLVLDLPAVPAEPSAHRRSKDPDELLAGLNPQQRAAVVAEGSPVLIVAGAGSGKTRVLTHRIAYLLAKRNVHPGAVLAITFTNKAAGEMKERVADLVGNRAKAMWVSTFHSACVRILRKEISRFGFTSSFSIYDAADAQRLMGLVCRELDLDPKRYPPRSFSNQVSNLKNELIDHEAYAAKAETDLERKLAEAYALYQRRLREANALDFDDLIMTTVNILQVFPDAAEHYRRRFRHILVDEYQDTNHAQYVLVRELVGRPGEATPPAELCVVGDADQSIYAFRGATIRNILQFEEDYADAQTILLEQNYRSTQTILSAANTVIAKNTGRKPKRLWTESGDGTPIVGYVADNEHDEAAFVANEVDRLTDEGLARPGDVAVFYRTNAQSRVFEEVFIRVGLPYKVVGGVRFYERKEVRDALAYLRTLANPDDSVSLRRILNTPKRGIGDRAEACVEALASRERITFNQALLRAADAPGLATRSLSCITEFNRMMESLRTLVEAGTEPAELLEAILEQSGYALELQRSSDPQDQTRLENLQELVAVAREYAVSDPEGGLAGFLERVALVADSDEIPEGAEDSGVVTLMTLHTAKGLEFPVVFLTGMEDGVFPHMRTLGDDKELEEERRLAYVGITRARERLYISRALVRSSWGAPSYNPPSRFLDEVPPQLTDWKRVEPSRSAPPSALAVAAARPTAKSPGNRKVVSLSVGDKVTHDTFGLGTVVATAGVAEKAEATIDFGASGTKRLLLRYAPVEKL